From Pseudoalteromonas sp. R3, one genomic window encodes:
- the lptB gene encoding LPS export ABC transporter ATP-binding protein, translated as MSKLTATALAKSYKGRQVVKNVELSVEAGSIVGLLGPNGAGKTTTFYMIVGLVPSDKGSIHIDDQDITLLPMHSRARLGIGYLPQESSIFRKLTVYQNLMAILETRKELNKEQREVILNELLDEFNIQHIRDSQGMALSGGERRRVEIARALAADPKFILLDEPFAGVDPISVLDIKKIIEHLKNRGIGVLITDHNVRETLDVCEKAYIVSHGELIAAGTPEHVLADQTVRDVYLGEQFRL; from the coding sequence GTGAGCAAGTTAACAGCCACAGCACTGGCCAAGAGCTACAAAGGCAGACAAGTTGTCAAAAACGTCGAATTGAGCGTTGAAGCTGGCAGCATTGTTGGCCTCCTTGGCCCTAATGGTGCAGGTAAAACCACGACCTTTTACATGATCGTCGGCCTGGTGCCCAGTGACAAAGGCAGCATTCACATTGATGATCAAGATATTACCTTGCTGCCTATGCACAGCCGGGCAAGGTTAGGCATTGGTTACCTGCCTCAAGAGTCCTCTATTTTTCGCAAACTGACCGTCTATCAGAATCTGATGGCCATTTTGGAAACCCGTAAGGAGCTCAATAAAGAGCAGCGGGAAGTCATCCTCAACGAGTTATTAGATGAATTTAATATCCAGCATATTCGGGATAGCCAGGGCATGGCCTTGTCGGGTGGTGAACGTCGCCGGGTAGAAATTGCACGTGCCCTTGCGGCAGATCCAAAATTTATCTTATTGGATGAGCCTTTCGCTGGCGTTGATCCCATTTCGGTGTTAGATATAAAGAAAATTATAGAACACTTAAAAAACCGCGGCATAGGCGTGCTGATCACCGACCACAATGTACGTGAAACGCTGGACGTCTGTGAGAAAGCTTATATAGTGTCACATGGTGAACTGATAGCAGCAGGCACCCCGGAGCATGTTCTGGCCGATCAAACCGTGCGGGATGTCTACCTAGGTGAGCAATTCAGGCTATAG
- the lptA gene encoding lipopolysaccharide transport periplasmic protein LptA → MSNKLTYSLFLLCTLSAFHPSAYAEDTVADQVIISSGTQLAQLQTNIGVFEENVEIIHGDRTILADRLEVHRREELGKNKQLLVATGSPAVFQERQADGSLLKATAKEVRYDVANRMLTIKGGAEISQAGQKISAQTIVYDMEKKLISAQRGDQEKNRVRTILLPEKESSKNSQKKGNP, encoded by the coding sequence ATGAGCAATAAATTAACTTATTCCCTGTTCCTTCTGTGCACCTTAAGTGCTTTTCATCCAAGCGCTTATGCCGAAGATACGGTAGCCGACCAGGTCATTATCAGCTCGGGAACTCAGCTGGCCCAATTGCAAACCAACATTGGCGTATTTGAAGAGAATGTTGAAATCATCCATGGTGACCGAACAATTTTGGCAGATCGTCTCGAGGTCCATCGCAGAGAAGAGCTGGGTAAAAACAAGCAGCTGCTGGTTGCTACAGGTAGCCCGGCGGTGTTTCAAGAGCGCCAGGCAGATGGCTCACTACTAAAAGCAACCGCCAAAGAAGTACGTTATGATGTGGCAAACCGTATGCTGACCATCAAAGGCGGAGCAGAAATAAGTCAGGCGGGTCAGAAAATCAGCGCACAAACCATAGTCTATGATATGGAGAAAAAGCTGATCAGCGCGCAACGGGGCGATCAAGAGAAAAATCGTGTAAGAACCATTCTTTTACCCGAAAAAGAGAGCAGTAAAAATTCACAAAAGAAGGGTAATCCGTGA
- a CDS encoding ATP-binding cassette domain-containing protein encodes MTQSIVEVRDLTFSRGERTIYKNMSFSVPKGKITAIMGPSGIGKTTMLRLIGGQLKPDSGEILFSGDSIPSMSRQALYQARKRMSMLFQSGALFTDMSVFDNIAFPLREHTKLSEELIRLVVLMKLQAVGLRGARDLMPSELSGGMARRAALARAIALDPELIMYDEPFAGQDPISMGVLVRLIKSLNEVLGLSSLIVTHDVTEVLSIADHVVIIAEQGVIGSGTPEQMLAHESPLVQQFLQGHSDGPVPFHFDAAPYEDELLAGGSR; translated from the coding sequence TTGACGCAGTCAATAGTTGAAGTCAGGGATTTGACCTTTTCTCGTGGTGAAAGGACAATCTACAAAAATATGAGTTTCTCCGTTCCCAAAGGGAAGATTACGGCCATCATGGGGCCCAGTGGTATCGGTAAAACCACCATGTTGCGGCTGATCGGAGGTCAGCTCAAGCCGGATAGCGGTGAGATTCTTTTCTCTGGTGACAGTATTCCTTCTATGTCCCGTCAGGCTTTGTATCAGGCTCGTAAGCGAATGAGCATGTTGTTCCAAAGTGGGGCCTTATTCACGGATATGTCAGTATTCGACAACATTGCGTTCCCGCTGCGCGAGCATACCAAACTAAGTGAAGAGCTGATCCGTCTGGTGGTGCTGATGAAGCTGCAGGCTGTAGGTCTGCGTGGCGCTCGGGATCTTATGCCCTCTGAGTTATCAGGTGGTATGGCGCGCCGTGCAGCGTTGGCAAGAGCCATCGCGCTTGACCCGGAACTGATCATGTATGACGAGCCGTTTGCAGGGCAAGACCCGATTTCAATGGGGGTCTTAGTGCGCCTGATTAAATCGCTGAATGAAGTATTGGGATTATCTTCCTTGATAGTAACGCACGATGTAACCGAGGTACTAAGTATTGCCGACCATGTAGTGATCATTGCCGAGCAAGGTGTTATTGGTAGTGGTACACCTGAGCAGATGTTGGCCCATGAATCACCTTTGGTACAACAATTCTTGCAAGGCCATTCTGATGGGCCTGTACCATTCCACTTTGATGCAGCGCCTTATGAAGATGAGCTACTTGCAGGGGGAAGCCGTTAA
- a CDS encoding BolA family protein has product METNQVEALLQEALELDEVKVKSEGSHYEVIAVGGCFEDLRRVKREQMVYAPLMEVIKDGTIHAVSIKAFTPTEWQRERKFILPQ; this is encoded by the coding sequence ATGGAAACAAACCAAGTCGAAGCTTTACTACAAGAAGCGCTGGAACTTGACGAAGTCAAAGTTAAATCAGAAGGCAGCCATTACGAAGTGATCGCGGTTGGCGGTTGTTTTGAAGATCTGCGCCGGGTTAAGCGCGAACAGATGGTCTACGCCCCCCTGATGGAAGTGATCAAAGACGGAACAATCCACGCCGTTAGCATCAAAGCTTTTACGCCCACAGAGTGGCAACGCGAGCGCAAATTTATCTTACCTCAATAA
- a CDS encoding RNA polymerase factor sigma-54 has translation MRQSLQLRMGQQLTMTPQLQQAIRLLQLSTLDLQQEIQEALDSNPLLEVEEGESESHDNETQSKSDTELEQHATNDNDSFEDSAVSDYEQDSDAALNKDTVSDDLAMDVTWDEYISAAPASSSGPMPEDETIYQGKTTETLQEYMMWQLELTPFSPTDRAIALAIVEAVDDAGLLTISCEDIVESMNQDNDEELIELDEVEAVLKRVQLFDPVGIAARSLQECLCIQLNQFDSATPWLSQTKEILTEHIDLLASRDYRTLMKKTKLKEAELKEVMTLIHSLNPKPAASIVQEEADYVIPDVSVKKVKGRWVVELNPDSMPKIRVNDHYAAMSRSVKSSTDSQFIRSHLQEAKWFIKSLESRNETLLKVTNCIVQQQQAFFEHGPEAMKPMVLNDVAEMVDMHESTISRVTTQKYMHTPRGIYELKYFFSSHVSTENGGECSSTAIRALIKKLIAAENTAKPLSDSKIADVLADQGIKVARRTIAKYRESLAIPPSNQRKSLI, from the coding sequence ATGAGGCAATCGCTACAGCTGCGCATGGGGCAGCAACTGACAATGACACCACAGCTGCAACAGGCTATTCGTCTGTTACAGTTGAGTACGCTAGATCTCCAACAAGAAATCCAAGAAGCGCTTGATAGCAATCCTTTGTTGGAAGTGGAAGAAGGTGAGTCTGAATCACACGATAATGAAACACAGTCCAAATCGGATACTGAGTTAGAACAACATGCGACCAATGATAATGACAGCTTTGAGGACTCGGCTGTCAGTGACTACGAACAAGACAGCGATGCTGCATTAAACAAAGACACTGTGAGTGACGATCTGGCAATGGACGTCACCTGGGATGAGTACATCAGTGCCGCCCCGGCAAGCAGCTCAGGCCCTATGCCTGAAGATGAAACCATCTATCAGGGTAAAACCACAGAGACGCTGCAAGAATACATGATGTGGCAACTAGAGCTCACCCCCTTTAGTCCAACTGACAGGGCCATCGCCCTGGCAATAGTCGAAGCCGTTGACGATGCAGGTCTGCTGACTATCAGCTGCGAAGACATTGTTGAGAGCATGAATCAGGATAATGATGAAGAACTGATAGAATTGGATGAAGTCGAAGCAGTACTAAAACGTGTTCAATTATTTGATCCCGTCGGTATTGCTGCGCGCAGCTTGCAAGAGTGTCTGTGTATCCAGCTCAATCAGTTTGACTCTGCCACTCCCTGGCTCTCTCAAACCAAAGAAATTCTGACAGAACATATCGATCTACTCGCAAGTCGTGACTACCGAACTTTGATGAAAAAGACTAAGCTCAAAGAAGCTGAGCTTAAAGAAGTCATGACCCTGATCCACAGTCTTAATCCAAAACCTGCCGCCAGCATAGTGCAAGAAGAGGCCGACTATGTAATCCCGGATGTTTCGGTCAAAAAGGTGAAAGGTCGCTGGGTTGTTGAACTAAACCCGGACTCTATGCCGAAGATCAGAGTAAACGATCACTACGCTGCAATGTCCCGTTCAGTAAAGTCGAGCACTGACAGCCAGTTTATCCGCTCGCACTTGCAAGAGGCAAAATGGTTTATTAAAAGTCTCGAAAGCCGCAATGAAACTTTATTGAAAGTTACCAATTGCATTGTGCAACAACAACAGGCATTCTTTGAACATGGCCCCGAGGCAATGAAGCCGATGGTACTCAATGATGTGGCCGAAATGGTCGACATGCATGAGTCCACGATTTCACGTGTAACAACGCAAAAGTATATGCACACGCCACGCGGTATTTATGAGTTGAAGTATTTCTTCTCAAGCCATGTCAGCACTGAAAACGGAGGAGAATGCTCTTCGACAGCAATCAGAGCATTGATCAAAAAGCTAATTGCCGCAGAAAACACAGCTAAGCCATTAAGTGACAGCAAAATTGCGGATGTATTGGCAGATCAAGGGATCAAAGTGGCTAGACGTACAATTGCCAAATACCGAGAGTCTTTGGCTATCCCACCGTCGAATCAGCGTAAAAGCTTGATTTAG
- a CDS encoding calcium/sodium antiporter — protein sequence MVLSFVILILGFIALVWSADRFVYGAAALAKNLGVPTLIVGLTIVAMGSSAPEMMVAAQAALADKTDTAVGNAVGSNIANILMVLGITALLRPLGVSSGILKREMPLLVLVSLAAWLIISNNYFSATEGWLLLGGFFAFIGGLIYISKNSKGDQEDPLVSEACDEVPDDVPMSKALFWLVVGMVLLPISADYLVDSAVDIAKYFGMSDLLIGLTIIAIGTSLPELAACVAGVLKNEDDLALGNIIGSNIFNILAVLSIAGILNPAELDSNIANRDIYVMLAATAALVLMSLSLKGRRQINRIEGGLLLSAFAGYMYFII from the coding sequence ATGGTTTTATCGTTTGTCATTCTCATTCTTGGATTCATTGCCCTGGTTTGGAGTGCTGATCGTTTTGTTTATGGCGCAGCGGCTTTAGCCAAAAACCTCGGGGTACCAACGTTAATTGTGGGTTTGACTATCGTTGCAATGGGCTCTTCGGCGCCCGAGATGATGGTAGCAGCGCAGGCGGCGCTTGCTGATAAAACAGACACCGCCGTTGGTAATGCAGTAGGCTCCAACATTGCCAATATTCTAATGGTGCTCGGGATTACCGCGTTGTTGCGCCCGCTCGGTGTTAGTTCAGGGATACTAAAACGAGAAATGCCATTGCTGGTGCTCGTCTCTCTGGCCGCCTGGCTGATAATCAGCAATAACTATTTCAGCGCAACAGAAGGCTGGCTGCTGCTAGGCGGCTTTTTTGCCTTCATTGGTGGCCTCATTTATATTTCCAAAAACAGTAAAGGAGATCAGGAAGACCCATTGGTCTCGGAGGCCTGTGATGAAGTGCCTGACGACGTACCAATGAGTAAAGCACTATTTTGGTTAGTCGTCGGTATGGTGCTACTACCGATCAGTGCCGACTACCTGGTTGATTCCGCTGTAGACATCGCAAAATACTTCGGGATGAGTGATTTGCTGATTGGCCTGACAATTATTGCCATTGGCACTAGTCTGCCCGAACTTGCTGCATGTGTTGCAGGCGTACTTAAAAATGAAGACGATCTGGCGTTAGGTAATATTATCGGCTCGAACATTTTCAATATCCTGGCGGTCCTATCTATCGCTGGCATATTAAATCCAGCCGAATTGGACAGTAACATTGCTAACCGGGACATATATGTCATGCTGGCCGCAACAGCTGCATTGGTACTGATGAGCCTGAGCCTGAAAGGTCGCCGACAGATCAATCGTATTGAAGGTGGTTTGCTCTTGAGCGCTTTCGCCGGTTATATGTACTTCATTATTTAA
- a CDS encoding ABC transporter substrate-binding protein, translated as MMAKVLGFIVSVFLIVLASTVSASEVDMTNPYTMVQQVADNTFKRVTKDQAKIEQSKEHLRVIVEEELLPYIDYKYAAYRVLGSHIQKVRNIEDKEEKRQAIEHIRTFIDVFKSYLVATYAGVFTQYTDQKVEFEPARDAEDDKIAIVKTKIVEAGKPDIKIDFKVRRDSNGQWRAFDMMAEGISLLDAKQSELHGILRQQGIEHVIELLDKKSKLPVQFRGDDGNA; from the coding sequence ATGATGGCGAAAGTTTTGGGATTCATCGTAAGCGTTTTTCTTATTGTACTGGCCAGTACCGTGTCTGCCAGCGAAGTAGACATGACTAACCCTTATACTATGGTGCAACAGGTTGCAGATAATACATTTAAGCGTGTGACCAAAGATCAGGCTAAAATTGAGCAGAGCAAAGAGCATCTTCGGGTGATCGTTGAAGAGGAGCTGTTACCGTATATCGATTACAAATATGCCGCCTATCGTGTATTGGGTAGTCATATTCAGAAAGTCCGCAATATCGAAGATAAGGAAGAGAAGCGCCAGGCGATAGAACATATCCGTACTTTTATTGATGTGTTTAAGTCTTATCTTGTGGCAACGTACGCAGGTGTGTTCACTCAATATACAGATCAGAAAGTCGAGTTTGAACCAGCTCGTGATGCTGAAGATGACAAAATTGCCATTGTGAAAACTAAGATCGTTGAAGCTGGCAAGCCAGATATTAAAATCGATTTTAAAGTGCGCCGCGATAGCAATGGCCAGTGGCGTGCCTTTGACATGATGGCTGAAGGGATCAGTCTATTGGATGCCAAACAATCTGAGCTGCACGGTATATTGCGTCAGCAAGGTATTGAGCATGTAATTGAGTTACTGGACAAGAAAAGCAAGCTGCCTGTGCAGTTTCGAGGTGATGACGGCAATGCCTAA
- the hpf gene encoding ribosome hibernation promoting factor, with protein sequence MQLNLTGRHVEITDSLRDYVTNKFAKLERHFDHINNVHVILDVEKLIQKAEATLHVNGGEIFASTEHRDMYAAIDGLIDKLDRQVIKHKEKLTRH encoded by the coding sequence ATGCAACTAAATTTAACTGGTCGACATGTAGAAATCACCGATTCGTTAAGAGACTATGTAACAAACAAGTTTGCGAAGCTAGAAAGGCACTTTGATCACATCAATAACGTGCATGTAATCCTAGATGTCGAAAAGCTCATTCAAAAAGCAGAAGCCACATTACATGTGAACGGGGGGGAGATCTTCGCCTCAACCGAGCACCGGGATATGTATGCCGCAATAGACGGACTTATCGATAAGCTTGATCGCCAAGTGATTAAGCACAAAGAGAAGCTAACTCGACACTAA
- the kdsC gene encoding 3-deoxy-manno-octulosonate-8-phosphatase KdsC → MLFSDLYQPIDDAVVRKAQAIKLLICDIDGVFSDGRIYLGNQGEELKAFNTKDGFGIKALINGGVEVAVITGRHSQIVKQRMTSLNVKYIYQGMEDKLQGYAELKDKLQLADHEVAYIGDDAPDLPVMLKVGLSVAVNDAHPMVLRQADYTTLLPGGYGAVRELTDLLLLCQNKPLGYEGSSV, encoded by the coding sequence ATGCTGTTTTCTGACCTATACCAGCCCATTGACGATGCAGTTGTTCGTAAAGCGCAGGCAATTAAACTCCTGATCTGTGATATCGATGGTGTATTTTCTGATGGCCGTATTTATCTGGGCAATCAAGGTGAGGAGCTTAAAGCCTTCAATACTAAAGATGGCTTTGGGATCAAAGCACTGATCAACGGTGGCGTTGAAGTTGCCGTGATCACTGGCCGTCATTCACAGATAGTTAAGCAACGTATGACTAGCCTCAACGTAAAATACATCTATCAGGGGATGGAGGATAAGTTGCAAGGTTACGCCGAGTTGAAAGATAAGTTGCAACTTGCAGACCATGAGGTTGCTTACATTGGCGATGATGCCCCAGATTTACCCGTGATGCTAAAGGTCGGCCTGTCTGTTGCAGTGAATGATGCACACCCCATGGTACTCCGCCAGGCTGACTATACCACCTTGTTGCCCGGCGGCTATGGTGCAGTGCGTGAACTGACTGATTTGCTGTTGCTGTGTCAGAATAAGCCCTTAGGATATGAAGGCAGCAGTGTATGA
- the lptC gene encoding LPS export ABC transporter periplasmic protein LptC — translation MTVLRVLLLFAFSLTMLWLWYPYLTQSGQTAPQSEEVLAKPDYVALDLKQTNYAENGQLSYQITADRMELYQELGFSHFTAPIFTLHNDQQNWQLKANEATLYGNNTLILEGKVQATNLTDNAMIKHINADHVQVDINEKHMRSEHPVEITGPNLTISGKGLVADLNTEIIELINHTKTIYYEQ, via the coding sequence ATGACCGTACTTCGTGTCCTATTACTCTTTGCATTCAGTCTGACCATGCTTTGGCTGTGGTATCCTTATTTAACGCAATCGGGTCAAACAGCACCGCAATCAGAAGAAGTATTGGCCAAACCTGACTACGTCGCGCTCGATCTTAAGCAGACCAATTATGCCGAGAATGGCCAGCTTAGCTACCAAATCACCGCGGACAGAATGGAGCTTTATCAGGAACTCGGCTTCAGCCACTTTACTGCGCCCATCTTTACACTTCACAATGATCAGCAAAACTGGCAACTAAAAGCCAATGAAGCCACTTTGTATGGCAACAACACGCTGATCCTAGAGGGCAAGGTACAAGCCACAAACCTCACTGACAATGCGATGATTAAGCATATCAACGCCGATCATGTACAGGTCGATATAAATGAAAAGCACATGCGCTCTGAACATCCGGTTGAAATTACCGGGCCCAACTTAACGATTTCAGGTAAAGGCCTGGTGGCCGATCTCAATACCGAAATCATTGAACTCATCAACCACACTAAAACGATTTATTATGAGCAATAA
- the mlaD gene encoding outer membrane lipid asymmetry maintenance protein MlaD: protein MNTRKIEILVGLFVALGVAAFVMLALKVANAGISGNSETYTLQAKFDNIGSLKTRAPIKVGGVVIGRVDGISIHPQEFVPVVSMSIDRHYECQFSDTTSVSILTSGILGEQYLGISPVIASKSAKQSCLGEEVVSNDELDLGELFGVESAALKDGDMITDTKSALVLEELIGQFLFNQSSE from the coding sequence ATGAATACACGGAAAATTGAAATACTTGTCGGCCTGTTCGTTGCCTTGGGTGTGGCCGCCTTTGTTATGCTAGCGCTCAAAGTTGCGAATGCAGGGATCAGCGGCAATAGTGAAACCTACACACTACAGGCCAAGTTTGACAACATCGGATCACTTAAAACACGCGCACCTATCAAAGTGGGTGGGGTGGTAATTGGTCGCGTTGATGGGATCAGTATCCATCCACAAGAGTTTGTGCCTGTCGTAAGCATGAGCATTGACAGACACTATGAGTGTCAATTCTCAGATACTACGTCGGTCTCCATTCTCACCTCAGGTATATTAGGCGAGCAATACCTGGGTATTTCCCCAGTGATTGCCTCTAAATCCGCCAAGCAGAGCTGTTTAGGTGAAGAAGTGGTAAGTAACGATGAGCTCGATCTGGGTGAATTGTTTGGCGTTGAAAGCGCTGCTCTTAAAGATGGTGACATGATCACCGACACCAAGTCAGCATTAGTTCTGGAAGAACTGATCGGCCAATTCCTGTTCAATCAAAGTAGTGAGTAA
- a CDS encoding KpsF/GutQ family sugar-phosphate isomerase, producing the protein MNTHNFIGSAKQVLEIEKQAIEEITQYIDTQFAAACELMLQCRGRIIVVGMGKSGHIGNKIAATLASTGTPAFFVHPGEASHGDLGMITADDVVLLISNSGETHEVLAIVPVIKRIGAQIISMTGSAESSMAKLADIHLCIKVSKEACPLGLAPTASTTATLVMGDALAVALLEARGFTADDFALSHPGGSLGKRLLLTLADVMHSGKAVPIVAQGCTITDALFEMSGKGLGMTTIVDDKGQLRGLFTDGDLRRIIEQRLDLHNTLIESVMTRHCTTVRQDMLAAEALHIMEKKRINGLIVIDEQGCPIGALNMQDLLRAGVL; encoded by the coding sequence ATGAACACCCACAATTTTATTGGCTCTGCCAAACAAGTCCTGGAGATAGAAAAGCAGGCTATTGAAGAAATTACCCAGTATATTGACACCCAGTTTGCCGCGGCTTGTGAACTCATGTTGCAGTGTCGTGGTCGTATAATTGTCGTTGGTATGGGCAAGTCTGGTCATATTGGTAATAAAATTGCTGCAACACTGGCCAGCACAGGTACACCTGCGTTTTTTGTTCACCCAGGTGAAGCAAGCCATGGTGATTTGGGGATGATCACGGCAGATGACGTTGTGCTACTGATCTCTAATTCTGGGGAAACCCATGAAGTGCTGGCCATTGTGCCTGTGATTAAACGCATTGGCGCACAGATCATCAGTATGACAGGCAGCGCTGAGTCAAGTATGGCCAAGCTGGCAGATATTCACCTGTGTATTAAAGTATCAAAGGAAGCCTGCCCGCTGGGGCTAGCGCCGACAGCTAGTACCACTGCAACTCTGGTAATGGGAGATGCATTGGCGGTGGCATTACTGGAAGCTCGGGGTTTTACAGCAGACGATTTTGCTCTGTCTCACCCCGGTGGCAGCTTGGGAAAACGTCTGCTGCTAACACTCGCAGATGTGATGCACTCTGGCAAAGCGGTCCCTATTGTGGCCCAAGGCTGCACTATAACTGACGCTTTATTTGAAATGTCAGGTAAAGGTCTGGGTATGACAACCATTGTCGATGATAAAGGTCAGCTTAGGGGCTTGTTCACAGATGGGGACTTACGTCGTATTATTGAACAACGGCTTGATTTGCATAACACTTTAATCGAGTCCGTGATGACGAGGCACTGTACAACAGTGAGACAGGATATGTTGGCAGCAGAAGCACTACATATCATGGAGAAAAAACGCATCAATGGTCTCATCGTTATTGATGAGCAAGGCTGCCCAATCGGCGCGTTAAATATGCAAGACTTACTGCGAGCAGGAGTATTATAA
- a CDS encoding PTS sugar transporter subunit IIA has translation MKLSSLISQDCSKAAVLFNSKKRILEYISELAHSQLPDSNAHDILDALLSREKLGSTGIGKGIALPHGRLSGIDKVVAMLLVNQQGIAFDAIDNQPVDIFVALIVPEGENQQHLQTLATIADKLKNKVFCKRIRQAHDDQELFSIIEEFDN, from the coding sequence ATGAAACTAAGCTCATTGATTTCACAGGACTGCAGCAAAGCTGCGGTCCTTTTTAATAGCAAAAAACGCATCTTAGAATACATCAGCGAGTTGGCTCACAGCCAGCTGCCTGATAGCAATGCCCATGACATCCTGGATGCCCTACTCAGTAGAGAAAAACTTGGCAGCACAGGAATAGGCAAAGGGATTGCATTACCCCACGGTCGCCTTTCAGGGATCGATAAAGTAGTCGCTATGCTCCTCGTGAATCAACAAGGCATTGCCTTTGATGCCATCGACAATCAACCCGTCGACATTTTTGTGGCACTCATCGTACCGGAAGGAGAAAATCAACAACATTTGCAGACCTTGGCAACAATCGCTGATAAACTTAAAAACAAGGTGTTTTGTAAACGTATCAGGCAAGCTCACGATGATCAGGAGTTATTCTCGATAATTGAAGAGTTTGACAACTAA
- a CDS encoding STAS domain-containing protein, protein MPNLQFTKPAADTVAVVGELTRDSLTNESLLNQLLENAQSVLYFDLSEVSRVDTAGLAWLIHSLGKLKQQDVRLELKNVPDQLQNLMALGQVSNLFE, encoded by the coding sequence ATGCCTAATTTGCAATTTACCAAACCCGCCGCTGATACAGTGGCGGTCGTCGGGGAATTAACCCGAGATAGCCTCACAAATGAATCGCTTCTTAACCAGTTGCTAGAAAATGCGCAGTCAGTCCTGTATTTTGACCTTTCTGAGGTATCCAGGGTTGACACCGCGGGCTTAGCTTGGTTAATTCACTCTTTAGGCAAATTAAAGCAGCAAGACGTACGTCTTGAGTTAAAAAACGTACCTGATCAGCTACAAAACCTAATGGCATTAGGTCAGGTCAGCAACCTATTTGAGTGA
- the mlaE gene encoding lipid asymmetry maintenance ABC transporter permease subunit MlaE — protein sequence MDFLQKLGHKTLSRFASLGRATRMLIGALCSMPNIRKGGPLLVRQLYMVGHQSLLIIMVSGLFIGMVLALQGYTVLVDYGAEDSLGPLVALSLLRELGPVVTALLFAGRAGSALTAEIGLMKATEQLSSLEMMAIDPLKRVISPRFWAGFISMPLLALIFSAIAILGAHLVGVDWLGVDSGSFWSIMQSQVSFEQDIVNGLIKSFVFALIVTWIALYKGYDCIPTSEGISKATTETVVHSSLAVLGFDFVLTAVMFSS from the coding sequence ATGGATTTTTTGCAGAAATTAGGCCATAAGACGCTGAGTCGATTTGCCTCATTAGGCCGGGCGACCAGAATGCTGATTGGGGCGCTGTGTAGTATGCCCAATATCAGAAAAGGCGGACCTTTGTTGGTACGCCAGCTCTATATGGTTGGCCATCAGTCGTTACTTATTATTATGGTTTCCGGTCTGTTTATTGGCATGGTACTGGCTTTACAAGGGTACACAGTACTGGTTGATTACGGGGCTGAAGACAGCCTGGGGCCGCTTGTCGCGCTGAGCTTATTACGAGAACTGGGGCCTGTGGTAACAGCATTACTGTTTGCAGGTCGGGCGGGCAGTGCATTGACCGCTGAAATAGGCCTGATGAAAGCGACAGAACAGCTATCCAGTCTTGAAATGATGGCAATTGATCCATTAAAACGGGTGATTTCACCGCGTTTTTGGGCAGGTTTCATCAGCATGCCGCTGCTCGCTTTGATTTTCTCCGCCATTGCGATTCTTGGCGCGCACTTAGTTGGCGTCGATTGGCTGGGTGTTGATTCAGGTAGTTTCTGGTCCATTATGCAATCTCAGGTCTCGTTTGAGCAGGATATTGTCAATGGTTTGATTAAAAGTTTTGTATTTGCGCTGATCGTGACCTGGATTGCGCTATACAAAGGATATGACTGTATCCCAACATCCGAGGGGATCAGTAAAGCCACCACAGAAACGGTGGTTCATTCTTCTCTTGCTGTTCTGGGCTTCGACTTTGTTCTGACAGCAGTGATGTTTTCAAGTTAA